The following proteins are co-located in the Pararge aegeria chromosome 3, ilParAegt1.1, whole genome shotgun sequence genome:
- the LOC120637062 gene encoding Golgi apparatus protein 1, with protein MFNILTQTLFAFIILKNVIGLQILESYNPAKGRFKAALSGCSLFEKQCLQLDDDLPLLSCALNTTHNKTQIPVSCQHKIWSHQADLLDSTFLENKLKDPCQEELIILECLSGNFNTIDCVLKRKPSLKNKSCWRIINKIESLIFNDWQITGNFLKNCLDDIEAHSCGRIPADPKSLSQTLTLKCLQSFEESLSPECQSEIVTLKEMKYSSLQIDKIVFAACNKDEKTFCPDEVPDSLLMYKCLVRHKNENAMTKRCQDQLFYVQRNMVMNYKMSKGLVKSCKEDIRKYHCRKGVVEDKDVRLAQILLCLENVARNDTTKISPECIAEMIDHRKMLMDDYRLSPELMQNCANDILSLCRGIATGDKTIHCLMDHARPRKRKDKRISLPCQRSLEILVQEADPGEDWRVDPVLRKACKPVVDTACREVNGGNGRVMSCLMEKLGTVLMTNDCETAILQIQYFISRDFKLDPQLFKACKFDAVTQCKAKLQWADMNEHQSEKDPLILPCLYNYAYNSELKGILKPACEQQVRRVMRQRAVSVDLLPEIADSCIDDLANICFENTGKGEEIVCLQNNFKKLSTKCKDVVTNFTETQSGHIELNTIVNVNCRVPIEKLCSSELNAKKDEDDILDCLIRHKNDAEIKANIKCRAAIEHEQLIALKNYRFTRKFKNACKSYVVRFCPKAQTKVQVVMCLSEIIRNDTITRRKHTIYKECRQQLRSQLFQQKENIDLDPDLKEACKKDLLEFCPSVQHGESAALECLQTAKGKLSDGCKKAIFVLRKQEFSDNGIDYHLVTTCNDMIDLYCHNTEPTIILDCLKAHRHETDFDNNCKIVVVNRMIEQNLDYRFNNNLQNICKVDIKKFCSNIIANEPQDIELQGKVLYCLKDKFRESKLETPCENELANVLKEQALNYRLDPLLGKLCKAEIQTICAVPNDSITNSDGQVEECLKNALMNHKIVSAECAREVVQIIEETEVDIDADPLLERSCALDLLKYCKELEHGAGRRLKCLKIILNDSNRKLEAECQKELSSRLQMYKYVESVNLVENLGDVYNEISSSPSKKYFLVVGISIVGLIFIFGLYCGRMTKRAMYVKRK; from the exons atgtttaatattttaacacaaacattattcgctttcattattttaaaaaatgtcatAGGACTTCAAATATTAGAAAGTTATAACCCGGCTAAAGGAAGATTTAAAGCTGCTTTAAGTGGTTGTTCATTATTTGAAAAACAATGTTTACAGTTAGACGATGATTTACCACTGTTGTCGTGTGCACTTAACACAACTCATAACAAAACACAAATACCTGTTAGTTGCCAACACAAAATTTGGTCACATCAAGCTGATTTGTTGGACAGtacatttttagaaaacaaaCTTAAAGATCCATGTCAAGAGGAGCTCATTATTTTGGAGTGTCTGAGTGGTAACTTCAATACAATAGATTGcgtattaaaaagaaaacccagcttgaaaaataaatcttgttggagaataataaataaaatcgaatcGCTAATATTTAACGACTGGCAGATTACTGGAAACTTTTTAAAGAACTGTCTTGATGACATTGAAGCTCATAGCTGTGGTAGAATACCAGCAGACCCAAAATCCCTCTCCCAGACATTGACATTAAAATGTCTGCAAAGTTTTGAGGAGTCCCTGAGCCCAGAATGCCAATCAGAAATTGTGACACTAAAGGAAATGAAGTATAGCTCCCTGCAGATCGATAAAATAGTGTTTGCTGCGTGTAACAAAGATGAGAAGACATTTTGCCCTGATGAAGTCCCTGACTCACTCTTGATGTACAAATGCCTTGTAAGACACAAGAATGAAAATG CAATGACAAAAAGATGTCAAGATCAACTATTTTATGTTCAAAGAAACATGGTAATGAACTATAAAATGAGCAAAGGTCTTGTCAAATCTTGTAAGGAAGATATTCGAAAATATCATTGTCGTAAGGGTGTTGTTGAAGATAAAGATGTACGCCTAGCTCAAATATTGCTATGTCTAGAAAATGTAGCTCGAAATGATACTACAAAAATTTCTCCTGAATGCATTGCAGAAATGATTGATCACAGAAAAATGTTAATGGATGACTATAGGTTGTCTCCAGAATTAATGCAAAACTGTGCCAACGATATTCTTTCACTCTGTAGAGGTATTGCAACTGGTGATAAAACAATACATTGTTTGATGGACCACGCTAGACCACGAAAACGTAAAGATAAAAGAATTAGTTTACCTTGTCAAAGGTCATTGGAAATTCTTGTTCAAGAGGCTGACCCTGGAGAAGATTGGAGGGTAGATCCAGTTTTACGCAAAGCTTGCAAGCCTGTTGTGGATACAGCATGTAGAGAAGTTAATGGTGGTAATGGAAGAGTAATGTCTTGTCTCATGGAGAAGCTTGGAACAGTTCTCATGACTAATGATTGTGAAACTGCTATTTTACAAATACAATACTTTATATCCAGAGATTTTAAACTAGATCCTCAGTTATTTAAAGCATGTAAGTTTGATGCTGTCACTCAGTGCAAAGCAAAACTTCAATGGGCGGATATGAATGAACATCAATCAGAAAAAGATCCTCTAATATTACCATGTTTGTACAATTATGCATACAATTCAGAATTAAAAGGTATTCTGAAACCTGCTTGTGAACAACAAGTTAGGAGGGTTATGAGACAAAGAGCTGTGAGTGTAGATTTACTACCAGAAATTGCTGACTCTTGTATTGATGATTTAGCAAATATTTGCTTTGAGAATACTGGTAAAGGTGAAGAAATAGTTTGTTTgcagaataattttaaaaagctcTCTACTAAGTGTAAAGATGTGGTAACCAACTTTACCGAAACACAGAGTGGTCATATAGAGCTGAATACTATTGTTAATGTTAACTGTAGAGTCCCTATAGAAAAACTATGCTCATCTGAATTGAATGCCAAAAAAGATGAAGATGATATACTTGATTGCTTAATTAGGCATAAAAATGATGCAGAAATAAAAGCAAATATAAAATGTCGAGCAGCCATTGAACATGAACAATTAATAGCGCTAAAAAACTATAGATTTactagaaaatttaaaaatgcttgCAAGTCCTATGTTGTGAGGTTTTGTCCAAAGGCGCAAACAAAAGTACAGGTTGTAATGTGCTTAAgtgaaataataagaaatgaTACTATAACAAGAAGAAAACACACAATATATAAAGAATGTCGTCAGCAGCTAAGAAGTCAGCTATttcaacaaaaagaaaacatagATTTAGACCCTGATCTTAAAGAAGCTTGTAAAAAGGATTTATTGGAGTTTTGCCCCAGTGTCCAACATGGTGAATCTGCTGCACTAGAATGCCTTCAAACAGCAAAAGGGAAATTGAGTGATGGTTGCAAAAAAGCCATTTTTGTATTGAGGAAGCAGGAATTCTCAGATAATGGTATCGATTATCACTTGGTAACCACATGCAATGATATGATAGACTTGTACTGTCATAATACGGAACCAACAATTATTTTAGACTGCTTGAAG GCGCATCGTCATGAAACTGATTTTGACAACAATTGTAAAATAGTTGTTGTTAACAGGATGATTGAACAAAATTTGGACTATAGATTCAATAATAACTTACAAAATATCTGTAAAGTGGATATCAAAAAGTTTTGTTCAAATATCATTG CCAACGAACCACAAGACATAGAACTTCAAGGCAAAGTTTTATATTGCTTAAAGGATAAATTTAGAGAATCCAAGTTGGAAACACCTTGTGAAAACGAACTAGCGAATGTTTTAAAGGAGCAAGCTTTGAATTACCGCTTGGACCCATTATTGGGAAAATTGTGTAAAGCGGAAATACAGACAATATGTGCAGTGCCCAACGATTCTATCACCAATTCAGATGGACAG GTGGAGGAATGTTTAAAGAATGCTCTTATGAACCACAAAATTGTCTCAGCAGAGTGTGCCCGGGAAGTTGTGCAAATAATTGAGGAGACAGAAGTCGATATTGACGCAGATCCGTTATTAGAGCGTTCTTGTGCTCTAGACTTGTTAAAATACTGTAAGGAGCTCGAACATGGTGCTGGGAGAC GtctgaaatgtttaaaaataatactcaaTGATAGCAACAGAAAATTAGAAGCAGAATGTCAAAAGGAACTATCAAGCAGACTCCAAATGTACAAATATGTAGAATCT GTAAATTTGGTTGAAAATTTGGGTGATGTGTATAATGAAATATCATCATCCCCatctaagaaatattttttagttgtaGGAATATCAATTGtaggattaatttttatatttggtttATATTGTGGGCGTATGACTAAACGGGCTATGTATGTAAAAAGGAAAtag
- the LOC120637061 gene encoding endoplasmic reticulum transmembrane helix translocase, whose protein sequence is MLSNKMQLSLDDLVQYTQLFKPVATILQGTVLPFMVIYPIIFYCWIFVYGFDDNFEAGFVIVAVVATIQILICLCCYWSVHIHCFLSCSPVKDPLQAEIVKVVPTANNGFSEIVKLHHTKPIKKDSSTPDVWFIFQKSKYIYNWDKKQFHTVEFPDNKTYEEYMESKGYADDESIEVAEKEYGKNEMIMAVPEFMELFKERATAPFFVFQVFCVALWCLDKYWYYSIFTLFMLIMFECTLVQQQLRNMAEIRKMGNKPYNINVYRNRRWRQIISDQLLPGDIVSLTRSLNDNLVPCDIVLLRGSCIVDESMLTGESVPQMKESIENAKDLKQNLDIKGDGRLHMLFGGTKIVQHSSPNKTPSSGLKAPDNGCIGYVVRNGFNTSQGKLLRTILFGVKRVTANNLETFGFIMFLLIFAIAAAAYVWIKGCEDPLRNRYKLFLECTLILTSVVPPELPIELSLAVNTSLLSLSKLAVFCTEPFRIPFAGKVEICCFDKTGTLTSDNLVVEGVAGIGDHKDATVIPLSEAPMETVQVLASCQSLVQLDDGIVGDPLEKATLKAAEWNLTKGDAVVPKKGKSPGLKIVHRNHFSSALKRMSVVAGYQVNERGFIETHYITSVKGAPETVKTMLKEVPSHYDHVHLTLSRRGARVLALGYRNLGKLSSQEIRDLSREDVESDLTFVGFVIISCPLKSDSKKAISEIIHASHSVVMITGDNPLTACHVAKELKFTQKSDVLILSEKDDGWNWKSINETVELPVQPFKTAKELTSKYDLCITGEGLTFLNKNHHKFLLGIIPYVKVFARFAPKQKEFVIVTLKSLGYVTLMCGDGTNDVGALKHADVGVAILANAPERQKEKREERRPEPVAPRRLPPALNARAEARAEAMRRAMQELEEDDQPQIVRLGDASVAAPFTSRLSSILSICHIIKQGRCTLVTTLQMFKILALNALILAYSQSVLYLDGIKFSDTQATLQSLLLASCFLFISRSKPLTKLSKQRPLPNIFNVYTIMTVLAQFAVHFLCLVYLVREATLRSPERDTTPKLDMDLAEDEDRVFTPDLLNSTVYIISMALQVSTFAINYRGEPFMEGLKDNKPLLFSILLSGGTVLALATGMVPDLTNAFEIVYFPPDYRVIVVQVLIADMLFAYLVDRVCLWLFGDARINTVS, encoded by the exons atgttatcgaacaaaatgcaACTATCACTGGATGATTTGGTCCAATATACTCAGCTGTTCAAGCCTGTGGCTACTATTTTACAAGGAACAGTGCTGCCGTTTATGGTAATTTATCCAATAATATTCTACTGCTGGATATTCGTGTACGGATTCGACGATAACTTCGAAGCGGGGTTCGTCATAGTAGCAGTTGTAGCTACCATACAAATCCTCATTTGCCTGTGTTGCTACTGGAGCGTTCACATACATTGCTTCCTGTCGTGTTCACCG GTAAAAGACCCTTTGCAAGCTGAAATTGTCAAAGTTGTGCCAACAGCTAATAATGGATTTTCAGAGATAGTAAAGCTTCATCATACAAAg CCTATAAAAAAAGACAGTTCAACTCCTGATGTGtggtttatttttcaaaaaagtaaatacatatacaaTTGGGACAAGAAACAGTTCCATACAGTTGAATTTCCTGATAACAAAACATATGAAGAATATATGGAATCTAAAGGTTATGCTGATGATGAATCAATAGAAGTAGCAGAGAAAGAATATGGCAAAAATGAAATGATTAtg GCTGTACCAGAGTTTATGGAACTATTTAAGGAGAGGGCTACAGCTCCATTTTTCGTTTTCCAAGTATTTTGTGTTGCCTTGTGGTGTTTGGACAAGTATTGGTACTATTCAATCTTCACTCTATTTATGTTGATCATGTTTGAATGCACACTAGTTCAGCAGCAGTTAAGAAATATGGCTGAGATAAGAAAAATGGGCAACAAACCTTATAACATAAATGTATATAGAAACAGAAGGTGGCGTCAGATTATAAGTGACCAGTTGTTGCCAGGGGACATAGTGTCCTTGACACGTTCACTTAATGACAATTTGGTTCCTTGTGACATTGTTCTTTTAAGAGGATCATGTATAGTTGATGAGTCTATGTTAACTGGTGAGAGTGTTCCACAAATGAAGGAATCTATAGAAAATGCTAAAGATTTGAAACAAAATTTAGATATTAAAGGGGATGGGAGACTGCACATGTTGTTTGGAGGCACTAAAATAGTGCAACATTCATCACCCAATAAAACCCCATCGTCCGGCCTCAAAGCCCCAGACAATGGTTGTATAGGTTATGTTGTACGTAATGGATTTAATACATCACAAGGAAAGCTGTTACGAACAATTTTATTTGGTGTCAAAAGAGTTACAGCAAACAATCTTGAGACATTCGGGTTcattatgtttttgttaatattcGCAATTGCGGCTGCAGCGTACGTGTGGATAAAAGGTTGCGAGGATCCACTCAGGAACAGATACAAACTATTTTTGGAATGCACCCTAATACTAACGTCAGTTGTACCTCCAGAACTGCCGATAGAATTATCGTTGGCTGTTAACACTTCATTATTGTCGTTATCTAAGCTAGCTGTATTTTGTACTGAACCATTTAGAATACCTTTTGCCGGCAAGGTCGAAATCTGTTGTTTCGACAAAACTGGTACCTTGACGAGTGATAATTTAGTGGTAGAAGGTGTAGCAGGCATAGGAGACCACAAAGATGCTACAGTTATACCTCTGTCGGAAGCTCCAATGGAGACTGTACAAGTCTTGGCCTCTTGCCAATCATTAGTTCAACTTGATGACGGAATTGTAGGTGATCCGTTGGAGAAAGCCACGTTAAAAGCCGCTGAATGGAATCTTACCAAAGGGGATGCTGTTGTGCCAAAGAAAGGGAAATCGCCTGGTTTAAAAATTGTACATAGAAATCATTTTTCGAGTGCTCTCAAAAGAATGTCTGTAGTCGCTGGATATCAGGTTAACGAAAGAGGATTTATAGAGACCCATTATATAACTAGTGTAAAAGGAGCACCAGAAACAGTGAAAACTATGCTGAAAGAAGTTCCTAGCCATTATGATCATGTGCATTTAACGTTATCTAGAAGAGGTGCGAGAGTTCTAGCCTTAGGATATAGGAATTTAGGAAAATTGTCCTCGCAAGAAATAAGAGACCTATCTCGAGAAGATGTCGAATCCGATTTGACGTTTGTTGGTTTCGTCATAATATCGTGTCCGTTGAAAAGTGATTCGAAAAAAGCGATATCTGAGATCATCCATGCCTCACATTCTGTTGTGATGATAACTGGTGACAATCCTCTGACTGCATGCCATGTCGCAAAAGAGTTGAAATTTACCCAAAAAAGTGATGTATTGATTTTAAGTGAAAAAGACGATGGATGGAATTGGAAATCTATCAACGAAACAGTGGAACTGCCAGTGCAGCCGTTTAAAACGGCTAAAGAACTAACCTCGAAGTATGATCTGTGTATAACTGGAGAGGGTCTCACATTTCTGAATAAAAATCACCACAAGTTTTTGCTCGGAATCATTCCGTACGTAAAAGTTTTTGCAAGATTCGCGCCAAAGCAAAAGGAATTCGTTATAGTTACATTGAAATCTCTTGGATACGTGACGCTTATGTGCGGCGATGGTACTAATGATGTTGGTGCACTAAAACATGCAGAT GTGGGCGTAGCGATCTTAGCGAATGCACCCGAACGCCAAAAGGAAAAACGCGAAGAACGTCGTCCTGAACCTGTGGCGCCACGCCGATTGCCGCCCGCACTCAACGCCCGAGCGGAAGCTAGGGCCGAAGCCATGCGAAGAGCCATGCAAGAGTTGGAAGAAGATGATCAACCGCAGATTGTACGGCTAGGTGACGCTAGTGTAGCTGCTCCGTTTACAAGCCGTCTATCCAGCATTCTTAGca TTTGTCACATCATCAAGCAGGGACGTTGCACACTAGTGACAACTCTCCAAATGTTCAAGATATTGGCTCTCAACGCGTTGATATTAGCGTACAGCCAGTCGGTGCTATACCTCGACGGCATTAAGTTCAGTGACACGCAAGCGACGCTTCAGAGTTTACTTCTAGCCTCGTGTTTCCTCTTCATATCGAGATCCAAG CCGCTGACAAAGCTGTCAAAGCAGCGCCCTCTACCGAACATATTCAACGTATACACAATAATGACTGTGCTCGCACAATTTGCAGTGCACTTCCTATGCCTGGTATATTTAGTTCGTGAAGCTACGCTAAGATCACCTGAAAG GGATACAACACCAAAATTGGACATGGATTTGGCAGAGGATGAAGACCGTGTTTTTACTCCCGATCTCCTCAACAGTACAGTTTATATAATTTCAATGGCGCTACAAGTTTCAACGTTTGCAATCAACTATAGg GGTGAGCCGTTCATGGAGGGTCTGAAAGACAACAAGCCTCTGTTGTTCAGTATATTGTTGTCGGGTGGCACTGTTCTGGCGCTGGCCACTGGGATGGTACCTGACCTGACAAACGCATTCGAAATAGTCTACTTTCCACCAGAT TACCGGGTAATCGTGGTGCAAGTTCTCATAGCGGACATGTTGTTCGCGTATCTAGTTGACCGAGTATGTTTGTGGTTGTTCGGCGACGCGCGCATCAACACTGTCTCATAG
- the LOC120637282 gene encoding cuticle protein 7-like, with translation MFLFVAIACLLGAATAAPSGFGGLGVVAVDSYSPPRYEFNYAVNDPSTGDNKAQSEVREGDVVKGSYSLTEPDGTLRVVEYTADAARGFNAIVKRIGGASHPQTVQLAPVVTKQIVAPVVQQVAAPVYEQIAPIAAPINDYSAGLLNLGSWGNGWSLGGLNSWDLGALGDGLNVDRGLGGWKH, from the exons atTGCCTGCCTTCTTGGAGCCGCGACCGCCGCTCCATCCGGCTTCGGAGGACTTGGTGTCGTCGCAGTGGACAGTTAT TCCCCCCCACGCTATGAATTCAACTACGCCGTAAATGACCCATCCACCGGGGACAACAAAGCCCAATCCGAGGTGAGAGAGGGCGACGTCGTCAAGGGCTCATACTCCCTTACCGAGCCCGACGGTACCTTGAGAGTTGTTGAATACACCGCGGACGCAGCGCGCGGTTTCAACGCGATCGTCAAACGGATCGGCGGTGCGAGCCATCCACAGACCGTTCAGCTTGCCCCAGTGGTCACCAAACAAATCGTTGCACCGGTCGTTCAACAGGTTGCAGCACCAGTCTATGAACAAATCGCTCCGATCGCGGCACCTATCAATGATTACTCCGCGGGTCTCCTAAATCTTGGAAGTTGGGGCAATGGATGGAGCTTAGGTGGACTAAACTCATGGGACCTTGGTGCACTCGGTGACGGGCTGAATGTTGATCGCGGTCTCGGCGGATGGAAACACTAA
- the LOC120637063 gene encoding DNA primase large subunit, with product MDLKIKRKSNKTVITGSLVENYPHDLQMYKVPPTENISLHEFEALALERLTLLRCLSTATTLKGLRPYSEEWTEFVLNDLKTQGLKYYARLCEKSSCGTQDVASLQARRKDHIAHFILRLAYCRTEELRRWYIARELELFKMRFITMKSDAVDAFFNQNNLCYTSISDDEKNELIKYLRESTFHQSTQNIETFKFYKVKFFEVLDLVKARKVYLKGGYAYIPHKDFISVLSAQFRTHLRQSLAIACQHLGEIEQDERLVSLLKGLHQSYSGNDFISNTKIVIPIESIDSLSVKSFPLCMRQLHENLRSAHHLKHGGRLQYGLFLKGIGVTLEDSLRFWREEFTKIMELDKFEKQYAYNIRYNYGKEGSKKNYTPFNCLRIITNNVGPGECHGCPFRHSDINILKNKLKGYGLEGQAVNDILDVTKKGHFQIACSKYFDTVHNTGLDLGINHPNQFFEESQKLLQGEIKVVPKKEPKPSNNIKKEQDNFEDMDLDEITEWKET from the exons AtggatttgaaaattaaaagaaagtCCAATAAAACTGTTATTACTGGCAGTCTTGTTGAAAATTATCCACACGACTTGCAAATGTATAAAGTTCCACCGACAGAAAATATATCACTGCATGAGTTTGAAGCTCTTGCGTTAGAAAGGCTCACTCTATTAAGATGTTTAAGCACAGCAACAACTTTAAAGGGTCTCAGACCGTACTCCGAAGAATGGACGGAATTCGTTCTTAACGACTTAAAAACACAAGGGTTGAAGTATTACGCGAGATTGTGTGAGAAGTCTAGTTGTGGAACGCAAGATGTTGCAAGCTTACAAGCAAGGCGTAAAGATCATATCGCCCATTTCATACTGCGTTTAGCATATTGTAGAACTGAGGAACTGCGCCGATGGTATATCGCACGGGAACTGGAGTTGTTCAAAATGAGGTTCATTACAATGAAGAGTGATGCTGTTGATGCTTTTTTTAACCAAAACAATCTTTGTTACACAAGCATATCAGATGATGAAAAAAATGAGCTCATCAAGTATTTAAGAGAATCTACATTTCATCAGAGCACTCAGAATATAGAAACCTTTAAGTTTTATAAGGTAAAGTTTTTTGAAGTTCTTGATTTGGTAAAGGCGAGGAAAGTGTACCTTAAAGGTGGATATGCTTACATTCCCCATAAAGATTTCATATCTGTTCTTTCAGCACAATTTAGGACACATCTACGGCAAAGCTTGGCTATTGCTTGCCAACATTTAGGTGAAATAGAACAAGATGAGAGGCTTGTGTCACTACTTAAAGGGTTACACCAGTCTTACTCTGGTAATGATTTCATTAGCAATACCAAGATTGTTATACCAATAGAGAGTATAGATTCCCTGTCTGTGAAATCTTTCCCCTTGTGTATGAGACAATTACATGAGAATTTACGTTCAGCCCACCATTTGAAGCATGGAGGCAGACTACAGTATGGACTTTTCTTAAAAGGAATAGGTGTAACATTAGAAGATTCGCTTAGATTCTGGCGAGAGGAGTTCACTAAAATCATGGAGTTGGACAAATTTGAAAAACAATATGCATATAACATAAGGTACAATTATGGTAAAGAAGGTAGCAAGAAGAACTACACTCCTTTCAACTGTTTGAGAATTATTACCAACAATGTGGGACCTGGAGAGTGTCATGGTTGCCCATTTAGACACagcgatataaatattttaaaaaataaattaaaaggatATGGGCTTGAAGGACAAG CTGTCAATGATATACTGGATGTCACTAAGAAAGGACATTTCCAGATTGCCTGCAGTAAATATTTTGATACAGTCCACAATACAGGTCTTGATTTGGGTATAAATCATCCAAATCAGTTCTTTGAAGAAAGTCAAAAGCTTTTACAAGGTGAAATTAAAGTAGTACCTAAAAAGGAACCTAAACCGAGCAATAACATTAAGAAGGAACAAGACAACTTTGAAGATATGGACCTTGATGAGATAACTGAgtggaaagaaacttga